A stretch of DNA from Shewanella sediminis HAW-EB3:
TGGAGGTTATGGCCGCGCCGAGCTGCACCCCCAGTCCGATGTCGACCTTCTTTTCCTGATCGAGACAGAACTATCCCCCGAAGCCGAACAGGCATTAAGTCGGTATATCGCTTTTTTATGGGATGCTGGTCTGGAGGTCGGTCACAGTGTTCGCAGTCTGGCTCAAACCCTTGAGCAAGGGCGAAATGACATCACCATAGCCACTAATCTTCTCGAAGCAAGATTGCTTTGTGGTCCCCAGACACTTTATCATTCTTTACACCTGAGTATCAGAGCCGATGATTTTTGGCCCGCAAGTGATTTTTACATCGCCAAACGTGACGAACAGATCGCACGCCATGCTAAGGCAAGCGCATTCGATCTTGAGCCTAATATCAAGACCTGTCCTGGCGGTTTAAGAGACATCCATACCATCTCCTGGGTTGCTATGCGCTACTTTGATGCTGCCAACATTGAAGCGCTCGTCGGCCATGGGTTTCTCGAGTCCGATGAGCTCAATGAACTGCTCGAGTGCCAGTCCTTCTTATGGGAATTAAGGTTCGCGCTTCATTTGATCTCCGGACGGGATGAAAACCGCTTGCTGTTTGACCTTCAGCGCCAGGTAGCAGATCTTCTGGGTTATGAAGATGCCACACAGCTTGGAGTGGAGCAGATGATGAAACGCTACTATCGCACCGTAAGGCGTGTGATGGAGCTGAACCAGATGCTACTCCAGCTTTTTAAACGTGCCACACTGGGTCATACTAAAGCGCTGGAAATAAAAGGGATCAACGACGACTTTCAACTGCGTGGTAAGTTTATAGAAAGTATCACAGAAAACCTTTTTGACGACCCGGTCCAGCTGATGACGCTGTTTCTCCATGCGGCAAAAAACTCCAATATTCAGGGTATTTATGCCCCGACTTTGAGAAGCTTGAGGAAGGCCCGACGTGCCCAGACGCAAGCATTGTTGAACCTTCCAGCATGCAGAGCTGTCTTCTCAGAGATATTGCGCCATCCCAGAGGCATCGCCGCCTTGTCCTTAATGCACCGACATGGTGTTTTATCTTCATATCTACCCGCCTGGCGAGATATTGAGGGGCAGATGCAATTCGATCTTTTTCACGCTTATACGGTCGATGAGCATACCCATAGACTCCTGCAAAATATTGAAAGCTTCGCTCAAACTGATCAAAAAGAGGAGTTTCCGTTAGGCTCCGTACTCATCAACCAATTACCCAAAAAAGGCCTGCTCGTGCTGGCGGCGCTGTTTCACGACATTGGGAAGGGACGTGGCGGCGACCATAGTAAACTAGGGGCTGTTGATGCACTCGATTTCTGTAAGCTCCATGGGCTCAACGATCACGATGGTCGGATGGTTGCGTGGTTAGTAGAAAATCACTTGGTAATGTCTGTCACCGCGCAAAGACGCGATATTTCCGATCCCGATGTGGTCGCCGACTTTGCTGATAAAGTCAGAGATTCGGTACACCTGAGTTACCTTTACTGCTTAACCGTTGCCGATATCTGTGCCACCAATGAAAAGACCTGGAACAGTTGGAAAGGCTCTTTACTTCGAGATCTTTATTTCTCCACACAACGCGTGTTGGCCCGAGGCAAAGAGAAGCCTGTCGATATTCGCGCTCGAGTCAGGGAGCATCAGGCAAAGGCAAAAAAAGAGCTGCTC
This window harbors:
- the glnD gene encoding bifunctional uridylyltransferase/uridylyl-removing protein GlnD yields the protein MTTESAQLAKAQLLSQNHDLLTRFRHEESIKNLVAQRCQFVDELLQQQWQEQQLDQFPIALIAVGGYGRAELHPQSDVDLLFLIETELSPEAEQALSRYIAFLWDAGLEVGHSVRSLAQTLEQGRNDITIATNLLEARLLCGPQTLYHSLHLSIRADDFWPASDFYIAKRDEQIARHAKASAFDLEPNIKTCPGGLRDIHTISWVAMRYFDAANIEALVGHGFLESDELNELLECQSFLWELRFALHLISGRDENRLLFDLQRQVADLLGYEDATQLGVEQMMKRYYRTVRRVMELNQMLLQLFKRATLGHTKALEIKGINDDFQLRGKFIESITENLFDDPVQLMTLFLHAAKNSNIQGIYAPTLRSLRKARRAQTQALLNLPACRAVFSEILRHPRGIAALSLMHRHGVLSSYLPAWRDIEGQMQFDLFHAYTVDEHTHRLLQNIESFAQTDQKEEFPLGSVLINQLPKKGLLVLAALFHDIGKGRGGDHSKLGAVDALDFCKLHGLNDHDGRMVAWLVENHLVMSVTAQRRDISDPDVVADFADKVRDSVHLSYLYCLTVADICATNEKTWNSWKGSLLRDLYFSTQRVLARGKEKPVDIRARVREHQAKAKKELLRRGVKEKSLDVLWQRFKADYFLRHQPNQIAWHAEAILKHKQDEPLVLISKHTTRGGTELFIYGKDKPKLFTTVMAVLDNKNINVHEAGIMASKDQYVLDSFVILEQDGSPVSRVSRIQALRKTLIKALNSDTSKLPKFKKLSRKMKPFRVRTQVNFLPSRRHGTSMMELIALDSPGLLAKVGDILYRCQLKLLAAKITTIGERAEDFFILQNTEGEQLNEIQQEMLRQNLITALTKPAQY